Genomic window (Candidatus Hydrogenedentota bacterium):
AGGAGTGTATTGGTGAAAAGAAATTGCTTAATCCTCGTTTCGGTCATTCTGTCAAGCCTTTCTGCGGGCGCATTCCCCTTGGACGCGCCGCTTAATCCGGTGTTGACCGGTGCCGATCCGCACGTCGTCGTGGTCGGTGATACGGTGTGGATGTATGTTACCGGATACAAAGAACCAACCCTTCTTTATGGCTACAGCTCAACAGACTTGCAGCATTGGGAACGGCACGGTCCGATTTTAAAAGCTGAAGATATCCCTTGGTTTTATGATGATGGTGAAAAGGATCGGCGGCTTTGGGCACCGTGTATCATTGAAAAAGAGGGGCGCTGGCTGCTCTACTTCTCGGTGGGACCGCAACGCAGCACTGCCCCTTCACGTATCGGGGTCGCAGTCGGCACGAATCCGGCAGGACCCTTTAAAGCGATGGATGCGCCTCTGCTAACGGGCGGAGCAGGCTTCGAGGCTATTGATCCCATGGTCTTTGTGGATGCGTCAACCGGTGTAGCCTATCTCTATGCAGGCGGCAGTGCCGGCGCTGTGCTGCGCATTTACGAGCTTAGCGGAGATTGGACTGCGTTGGGTCGGGAGATCAAGGTGGAAACACCTCCCCATTTTACTGAAGCTCCTTACATGCATGAACGGCAAGGGCGCTATTATCTATCCTACAGCAGCGGTGATTTTCGTACCGCAGGCTACGCGGTTCATTATGCCCTTGCCGACAGCCCCACGGGCCCGTGGCATTATCAAGGGATTGTGTTAGAAAGCAGCAAAGAGCATAAAGGTCCCGGTCATCATTCCATCCTTTACGATCAAGCAAGAGACCAAGATTTTATTGTCTATCATCGCTGGAATCATCAAAAGGCGGCTGAGGGCTATCATGCTGCCCGACAGATTGCTATTGATCGCCTTAGCTATGGGGAAGAGGGGCTTTTAGAGGCGGTGGAAATGACAGCGGGCAACATTCATTTCGCGATGATGCCCACTGCCTTGCCGCCGGGTGTGGTGATTCAGCATGCGCCACAAGCCTCGGGTCGTTACATTGGTTCACCCAGCCTGACCGTATTGCCTGATGGGGTGTATCTTGCTGCCCATGATTATTTTGGACCGGAAAGCAAGGAGCATGAATGTGCGACGGCGGCGGTCTATCGCTCTGATGATCGGGGCGAACATTGGCGGCAATTGACCGAACTGCAATGCTTATTTTGGCCGAAACTATTCCATCATAACGGCGCCGTCTATATTATGGGCGTGGAGAAACATCATGGACGTATCGTAATTCGCCGTTCCCTTGATCACGGGGAAACTTGGACGGAGCCGGTGGATGGTGAAACAGGGCTGCTCACAGAAGAGGGGCAATTTCATACAGCGCCCGTTCCCGTTGTTGAACATCAAGGCCGTTTATGGCGCGCCTTTGAAGATGCTTCCAATGGCACGAAGTGGGGGTATCGTTACAGTGCCGGCATGTTATCAATAGCCGTTGACGCGGATTTATTGCGTGCAGAAAACTGGACTATCAGCAATTTCCTAAAGGGAGATGAAGCGTGGCTTGACGGTGAGTTCGGGGGCTGGCTGGAAGGCAATGCCGTCGTCGCGCCCGATGGCTCTATCGTAAATGTATTGCGTGTGGATACGCCTGATTTTCCTGAAAAAGGGG
Coding sequences:
- a CDS encoding family 43 glycosylhydrolase, which encodes MKRNCLILVSVILSSLSAGAFPLDAPLNPVLTGADPHVVVVGDTVWMYVTGYKEPTLLYGYSSTDLQHWERHGPILKAEDIPWFYDDGEKDRRLWAPCIIEKEGRWLLYFSVGPQRSTAPSRIGVAVGTNPAGPFKAMDAPLLTGGAGFEAIDPMVFVDASTGVAYLYAGGSAGAVLRIYELSGDWTALGREIKVETPPHFTEAPYMHERQGRYYLSYSSGDFRTAGYAVHYALADSPTGPWHYQGIVLESSKEHKGPGHHSILYDQARDQDFIVYHRWNHQKAAEGYHAARQIAIDRLSYGEEGLLEAVEMTAGNIHFAMMPTALPPGVVIQHAPQASGRYIGSPSLTVLPDGVYLAAHDYFGPESKEHECATAAVYRSDDRGEHWRQLTELQCLFWPKLFHHNGAVYIMGVEKHHGRIVIRRSLDHGETWTEPVDGETGLLTEEGQFHTAPVPVVEHQGRLWRAFEDASNGTKWGYRYSAGMLSIAVDADLLRAENWTISNFLKGDEAWLDGEFGGWLEGNAVVAPDGSIVNVLRVDTPDFPEKGATVHVSSDGKVASFDGDTGFYEFPGAAKKFTIRPDESTGTYWMLATVVPEKFQKPTRPSGIRNTLALCASSDLRHWEERAILLHHPDTEAHGFQYVDWQFDGDDIIAVCRTAYDDGIGGARNNHDANFLTFHRIENFRELYNIPEELR